One window from the genome of Candidatus Poribacteria bacterium encodes:
- a CDS encoding NAD(P)-dependent oxidoreductase: protein MKKIGVVGAGLVGSCFLGLDDFQVVHRNEWKDAIWDWRGVVNAAGLAGIPPCENATFQELMRANVKMPVDMCGYAANIGIPFLTFSTTAVYRRPIDLQERLREDAPLYPYNSYGASKILMEASLPKDACFIFRLPRVDTETDSEKDFGPKLKNWKVVERVYQSFVFHAMNNRTRFYGIYNIGSTDVYLPDYIKEKYGWEGEVVPAHSLNLSPAVMIDTSKAKDLGLL from the coding sequence GTGAAAAAAATAGGTGTGGTCGGCGCAGGGCTGGTTGGTTCGTGCTTCTTGGGACTGGATGACTTTCAGGTAGTGCATCGGAATGAGTGGAAAGATGCGATTTGGGATTGGCGGGGTGTGGTGAACGCTGCGGGTCTTGCGGGTATCCCTCCCTGTGAAAATGCTACATTTCAGGAGTTGATGCGAGCGAATGTTAAGATGCCGGTAGATATGTGCGGCTATGCTGCGAATATCGGTATACCGTTCCTGACATTCTCTACCACTGCGGTCTACCGTCGTCCGATTGATCTACAAGAACGGCTCAGGGAGGATGCGCCGCTTTATCCATATAACAGCTATGGCGCGAGCAAAATTCTGATGGAGGCGAGCCTCCCGAAGGACGCTTGCTTTATCTTCCGACTTCCCCGTGTTGATACTGAGACGGATTCGGAAAAGGACTTCGGACCGAAGTTGAAGAACTGGAAGGTTGTCGAGCGTGTATATCAGAGCTTTGTGTTCCATGCAATGAATAACCGGACACGGTTCTACGGGATTTATAACATCGGGTCAACGGATGTCTACCTGCCCGATTATATCAAAGAAAAGTATGGGTGGGAGGGTGAGGTGGTGCCGGCGCACTCATTGAACTTGTCGCCGGCGGTGATGATTGACACCTCGAAGGCGAAGGATTTGGGATTATTATGA
- a CDS encoding NAD(P)-dependent oxidoreductase — MKVLLTGDKGFVGSHIRVGLENSHDVVGLDVRGSFTEWVDDMNSVMGRDIEAVVHCGAISNNQCDDPDIYLWNAYGTYLLAKTVRTINADIPFIFFSSFVVSATESEPESRTPYGWTKAVAEDLVQEILPDATIIRPGVMWGKEVNKKAHVGSVPWRLASHDIEFLIRGWKRRYVHVHDVVEAIKNCLDNRPRGIFEISSDKFYTNEELAGLVQWKDYQWIDKASDGGFKFVSHHDKIGGLNLLPGWSPQVRLETELPRLEKELHSDR, encoded by the coding sequence ATGAAAGTTCTCTTGACAGGTGATAAAGGTTTTGTGGGTAGCCATATTCGGGTTGGTTTAGAAAACAGTCACGATGTTGTCGGACTTGATGTCCGCGGAAGTTTCACTGAATGGGTTGATGACATGAATTCGGTGATGGGGCGTGATATTGAAGCGGTTGTTCACTGTGGTGCTATCAGTAATAATCAGTGTGATGATCCGGACATCTATCTGTGGAACGCTTACGGCACATATCTACTGGCTAAAACCGTTAGAACTATCAACGCCGACATTCCATTCATATTCTTTTCCTCCTTCGTTGTGTCGGCGACCGAGTCGGAGCCGGAATCACGCACACCTTACGGGTGGACGAAAGCGGTCGCCGAAGATTTGGTGCAGGAGATACTGCCTGATGCAACGATTATCAGACCGGGTGTGATGTGGGGAAAAGAGGTGAACAAAAAAGCACATGTCGGTTCAGTCCCGTGGCGGTTGGCATCTCACGATATAGAGTTTTTGATACGGGGCTGGAAACGCAGATATGTGCATGTCCATGATGTGGTCGAAGCAATCAAGAACTGTCTTGATAATAGGCCACGTGGCATATTTGAAATTTCATCAGATAAATTCTACACTAACGAGGAATTAGCGGGACTCGTTCAGTGGAAAGATTATCAGTGGATTGACAAAGCCTCAGACGGCGGATTCAAGTTTGTAAGTCATCATGACAAGATTGGCGGACTCAATCTGCTGCCGGGTTGGTCGCCCCAGGTGAGACTGGAAACGGAACTGCCGCGCTTAGAAAAAGAGTTGCATAGTGATAGATAA
- a CDS encoding nucleotidyltransferase family protein, which yields MIAIITCAGRGTRRRPDTEHTPKILLEHAGQPLIDHIVRPIDESGLFDKIVFVLSLQHGQKVIDHVHRSFLDTPVKFVWQDAPLGFGHAVLQAREEVFTPLRFPPLAGRLRGGWNPPVLIHTDDAVNRHCVDGMSLVSAITSKKESQIGVQWRGNVKNYGMAIVSYPNGHLPRTNSPMPGRVEWLVEKPYWDEGGLAMTGIYYIRESRRLFRCLNKLVNSGRCLGGEYQFTHALQMMIDQGTPFQTYYHEWVDCGQARKREDEGTEKREI from the coding sequence ATGATTGCAATAATTACTTGTGCAGGGCGAGGGACGCGCCGTCGCCCTGATACAGAACATACTCCCAAAATTCTACTTGAACATGCAGGGCAACCGCTTATTGACCATATCGTCCGTCCGATAGATGAATCTGGATTGTTTGATAAAATTGTGTTTGTCCTCAGCCTACAGCACGGTCAGAAGGTTATCGATCATGTCCATCGTTCCTTTTTGGATACGCCGGTCAAGTTTGTTTGGCAAGATGCGCCACTGGGATTTGGTCATGCAGTTCTGCAAGCGCGGGAGGAGGTGTTTACTCCTCTTCGCTTCCCCCCGCTAGCAGGGAGACTGAGGGGGGGATGGAATCCTCCAGTGCTGATCCATACGGACGATGCGGTCAACCGTCATTGTGTGGACGGCATGAGTCTGGTAAGCGCGATAACGTCCAAAAAGGAATCCCAGATCGGGGTTCAGTGGCGTGGGAATGTGAAAAACTACGGCATGGCAATCGTCAGTTATCCTAATGGGCATCTGCCAAGGACGAACTCACCGATGCCGGGACGGGTGGAGTGGTTGGTAGAGAAGCCGTATTGGGACGAGGGCGGATTGGCAATGACGGGGATCTATTATATCCGTGAATCGCGGCGGCTGTTCCGGTGCCTGAACAAGTTGGTCAATTCGGGACGGTGCTTGGGCGGGGAGTACCAGTTCACCCACGCGCTCCAGATGATGATTGATCAAGGAACGCCGTTTCAGACCTATTATCACGAGTGGGTAGATTGTGGGCAGGCGAGAAAGCGAGAAGACGAGGGAACGGAAAAACGTGAAATTTAG
- a CDS encoding collagen-like protein gives MARTYVKSTDYSDTDTEFTFETVNSDIYLKIGDLNDDDAVLVVSIIAGGLVGFFQSSERIAIARITADYDETNGIRVESIPEDLTLNEEYVIKFTQARPGRFGEQGQQGERGEQGPQGERGEQGERGEPGPQGERREQGERGERGPQGERGEQGEPGSQGEPGPQGPPGRDGMGPCHSLAVLNDPNGTQNLRSIALPEDYGNYNDVYIAIHEGNELRSNTLKTAVLVNGRRYRIGASNDVEWVEATRTFNIVGGNNTGEFRHIILIGCETEAEADIVVASGRWDNPVVIDNTTLAHSTTPGFAPTPQLSGWHGTWMRVGNVVQFNLTFEMQGFSGVVEQVRISLLPPAGTTFINCRGQISFPLDFYPNAVIGQRRQQSTPASDEDAIRILMGADTGSGYDWGDIGGRGPFNISGQYYILSE, from the coding sequence ATGGCGCGCACCTATGTGAAGTCCACAGATTATTCGGACACTGACACCGAATTTACATTCGAGACGGTGAACAGTGACATCTACCTGAAAATCGGAGACCTGAACGACGATGATGCAGTACTCGTCGTATCTATAATTGCTGGAGGACTCGTCGGGTTTTTCCAGAGCAGTGAGAGAATTGCGATTGCTAGGATAACCGCCGATTACGATGAAACAAACGGTATCCGCGTGGAATCTATACCAGAGGACTTAACGCTTAACGAGGAATATGTCATCAAGTTCACGCAAGCGCGCCCCGGCAGATTCGGCGAGCAAGGGCAACAAGGTGAACGCGGAGAACAGGGACCACAGGGTGAACGCGGAGAGCAAGGTGAGCGTGGCGAGCCTGGACCACAAGGTGAACGCAGAGAGCAAGGTGAACGTGGCGAACGGGGACCGCAGGGTGAACGTGGCGAACAGGGTGAACCCGGATCACAAGGCGAGCCTGGACCACAGGGACCCCCCGGACGGGACGGCATGGGGCCATGTCATTCGCTGGCTGTCTTAAATGATCCAAACGGAACGCAGAATCTACGATCAATCGCACTGCCAGAGGATTATGGCAACTATAATGATGTCTACATCGCTATCCACGAAGGCAACGAGTTACGGTCGAATACGCTCAAGACCGCTGTGTTAGTGAATGGTAGGCGATACCGAATTGGTGCATCAAATGATGTCGAGTGGGTAGAAGCAACTCGCACATTCAATATAGTTGGAGGCAACAACACGGGTGAATTCCGGCATATTATTCTGATTGGGTGTGAGACGGAGGCTGAAGCGGATATCGTCGTCGCTTCAGGTAGATGGGATAACCCGGTTGTTATCGATAATACGACGCTTGCTCATTCGACAACGCCCGGATTCGCGCCCACACCACAGTTATCGGGGTGGCATGGAACATGGATGCGAGTTGGTAACGTTGTGCAATTCAATCTTACTTTTGAAATGCAAGGATTTAGTGGCGTTGTTGAACAAGTTAGGATTAGTCTACTGCCCCCTGCCGGCACAACATTTATCAACTGCCGTGGTCAGATCAGTTTCCCGCTTGATTTCTATCCGAATGCAGTCATTGGTCAACGTAGGCAGCAATCAACACCAGCTAGTGATGAGGATGCAATTCGGATACTAATGGGCGCAGATACAGGTAGCGGTTATGATTGGGGTGACATAGGCGGAAGAGGCCCCTTTAATATATCAGGACAATACTACATTTTATCGGAATGA